One window from the genome of uncultured Umboniibacter sp. encodes:
- the metF gene encoding methylenetetrahydrofolate reductase, with product MFQGAHELRAQRQATSSRPVPKVSFEFFPPSTPAIEETLWKSVARLKTLAPEFVSVTYGADGSTRDNTHRVIKALGEQTAIPTMPHLTCVDASRSEVDEVADSYWKMGVKSIMALRGDPASGAGSVYTPKPDGYHYAADLVAGLKRQHDFRIGVAAYPETHPEAPSAHFDIDNLKRKFDAGADFAISQFFFSTEAYLRFRDRCVLAGIDKPIIPGILPVTNFNTLKRFAGACGTDLPKWLSDSFEGLDNDAETRQLIAANIAIEQVLALQNEGVNDFHFYTLNRAELCYAVCHSLGIRPAVEMV from the coding sequence ATGTTTCAAGGTGCACACGAACTCCGAGCTCAACGCCAAGCCACATCATCACGTCCGGTGCCAAAGGTGTCCTTTGAATTCTTTCCGCCCAGTACACCGGCTATTGAAGAAACGCTGTGGAAAAGTGTGGCACGATTAAAGACGCTCGCTCCTGAATTTGTATCAGTCACCTACGGTGCCGACGGTTCAACACGAGACAACACTCATCGCGTTATTAAAGCCTTAGGCGAACAGACGGCTATTCCAACAATGCCTCACCTAACATGTGTCGATGCTTCTCGAAGCGAAGTCGACGAAGTGGCTGATAGCTATTGGAAAATGGGAGTGAAAAGCATCATGGCACTTCGAGGCGATCCAGCCTCTGGCGCGGGCAGCGTTTATACGCCAAAGCCCGACGGCTACCACTATGCGGCCGACCTCGTAGCGGGCCTCAAACGCCAACATGACTTTCGTATCGGCGTGGCCGCCTATCCGGAAACACATCCCGAAGCTCCTAGCGCACATTTCGACATCGACAACTTAAAGCGCAAGTTTGATGCGGGTGCCGACTTTGCGATTAGCCAGTTCTTCTTCTCTACTGAGGCCTATCTGCGCTTCAGAGACCGATGCGTCCTAGCTGGTATTGATAAGCCAATCATTCCAGGGATTCTCCCAGTAACCAACTTCAATACCCTTAAGCGGTTCGCGGGGGCCTGTGGTACCGATCTTCCCAAGTGGCTGAGCGATAGCTTCGAAGGCTTAGATAATGACGCGGAGACCCGACAGTTGATTGCTGCCAATATTGCAATAGAGCAAGTGCTCGCACTTCAAAACGAAGGCGTTAATGACTTCCACTTCTATACTTTGAACCGCGCAGAACTCTGCTACGCTGTATGTCACTCATTGGGCATTCGCCCTGCTGTCGAGATGGTTTGA
- a CDS encoding transporter associated domain-containing protein, with product MSEDRSSSSSQEKSWVEKVAGLFSNEPRSREELVDVLQNAHENKLLNREALDIMEGALGVSDEQVRDIMIPRSQMVVIHYSDSFKDICNIVMESAHSRFPVVGDSNDDIKGLLLAKDLLPVALEDHSNFSVADILRKVNLVPESKRLNILLSEFREDRQHMAVVVDEYGGVAGLVTIEDVLEEIVGEIEDETDDDHDDDTFIRKMPNGSYVAQALTPIDEFNEVAQSEFSDEEFDTIGGLAMQAFGHLPNRGETTLIEGYSFEILNADSRQIHLLRVTPPKE from the coding sequence ATGAGCGAAGACCGATCGAGCAGTTCCTCACAGGAGAAATCTTGGGTTGAGAAGGTCGCTGGTTTATTTTCGAATGAACCACGATCACGTGAGGAGCTGGTAGATGTGCTGCAAAACGCACACGAAAACAAACTTCTCAACCGCGAAGCTCTCGACATCATGGAAGGTGCGCTTGGCGTATCCGACGAACAGGTGCGAGATATCATGATCCCTCGCTCACAGATGGTCGTCATACACTACAGTGATTCGTTCAAGGACATCTGTAATATCGTAATGGAATCGGCCCACTCCCGCTTCCCTGTCGTCGGCGATAGTAACGACGATATCAAAGGCCTACTACTTGCCAAGGACTTGCTCCCCGTCGCGCTGGAAGATCATAGTAATTTCTCTGTCGCCGATATTCTCCGCAAGGTTAACCTAGTTCCCGAATCAAAGCGCCTGAACATCCTGCTAAGCGAGTTCCGCGAGGACCGTCAGCATATGGCGGTGGTCGTTGACGAATACGGCGGTGTTGCTGGACTCGTTACCATTGAGGACGTACTCGAAGAGATCGTTGGTGAAATCGAGGATGAAACTGATGACGATCACGATGATGACACTTTTATTCGCAAGATGCCTAATGGCAGCTATGTCGCGCAAGCCCTCACACCTATTGATGAATTCAATGAAGTCGCTCAGAGCGAATTCTCTGATGAGGAATTCGATACGATTGGCGGTTTAGCAATGCAAGCGTTTGGCCACCTGCCAAACCGCGGCGAAACCACACTTATTGAAGGCTATTCCTTTGAAATTTTAAACGCCGATAGCCGACAAATTCATCTATTGCGCGTCACTCCACCAAAGGAATAG
- the ybeY gene encoding rRNA maturation RNase YbeY — translation MSAEITVDIDNVDGLPAPCSKDFHRWVAAALQEHRSDSEVSIRIVDRVESQTLNCQYRGKNKPTNVLSFPTDFPAGVELPLLGDLVICQPVVAEEAAEQHKLLSAHWAHLTIHGTLHLLGYDHLEDAEANLMEAMETKILTTMGYPPPYETANGDEDSL, via the coding sequence ATGAGCGCTGAAATCACCGTTGACATCGACAACGTAGATGGCCTTCCAGCACCTTGTTCGAAGGATTTTCATCGATGGGTAGCCGCAGCGCTGCAAGAACACCGAAGCGATTCGGAGGTCAGCATTCGTATTGTTGACCGCGTCGAAAGTCAGACTCTCAACTGTCAGTATCGTGGTAAGAACAAGCCTACTAATGTGTTGTCTTTTCCCACTGACTTTCCAGCGGGAGTGGAGCTACCACTACTGGGCGATCTCGTTATTTGCCAGCCGGTAGTAGCTGAAGAAGCCGCTGAGCAGCACAAATTGCTCAGTGCGCACTGGGCACATCTCACAATACATGGTACCTTGCATTTACTGGGCTATGATCATTTAGAAGACGCAGAAGCCAATCTTATGGAAGCCATGGAAACCAAAATTTTAACCACAATGGGGTATCCTCCCCCTTACGAAACAGCAAATGGAGATGAAGACTCGCTATGA
- the lnt gene encoding apolipoprotein N-acyltransferase codes for MREQVNQWGGIILFCLGALAILSFAPFNLWPLWFAIIPALLTVIEYSPKAKQARRLYGFALGYWLFGVGWIHHSIYNFGNLPWALSALATLAFCAFMALLWWLPFLAWLRIRSRKLSIQLLSFPSIWVLGEWSREWVLTGFPWLQTGHGFIDSPFAGFATIGGTLLVSWVIIFLATLLSHWLRYPKQTGAIGFFGALLIFASLGWQLKQVPWTQPDGEPMPFTVIQPNIDQDIKWLPQYREQIVNQLWQLTRRDPPNGVVFWPEAALPIIAGENSPLLAQLNDLAATQNLHILGGVPTRRSVDGHFAIRNSIVAIGDSSGVYDKQQLVPFGEYIPLIDFLGPIFHLFDLPVGSQAAGSALQQPITINGRKVTPAVCYEVAYGSLMAASSRTSQFLSNHSNDTWFGDTLGPIQHFEIARWRTIETNRPMVRVTNNGISALINRYGVVEVSAERFVATRFDGTLQPRKGTTPFQYWLNTPLITLCFLILVIALSIHRRIK; via the coding sequence ATGCGTGAACAGGTGAATCAATGGGGCGGTATCATTTTATTTTGTTTGGGTGCGCTGGCGATATTAAGCTTCGCACCCTTCAACTTATGGCCGCTCTGGTTTGCCATCATTCCGGCACTTCTCACCGTCATCGAATACAGCCCCAAGGCAAAACAAGCCAGACGTCTCTATGGCTTCGCGCTGGGCTATTGGCTATTCGGGGTGGGTTGGATCCATCATAGTATTTATAATTTTGGCAACCTACCCTGGGCGCTTAGTGCCCTCGCAACACTGGCTTTTTGCGCCTTTATGGCTTTGTTATGGTGGCTCCCCTTTCTCGCTTGGTTGCGAATACGCTCGCGTAAACTGAGTATTCAGTTGCTAAGTTTTCCCAGCATTTGGGTTCTGGGCGAATGGAGCCGAGAATGGGTTCTCACCGGCTTCCCATGGTTACAAACTGGACATGGATTTATCGATTCGCCGTTTGCCGGATTTGCAACCATTGGCGGCACGCTTCTTGTTTCCTGGGTGATTATCTTTCTGGCCACGTTGCTAAGTCATTGGCTACGTTATCCCAAGCAAACCGGCGCGATTGGTTTTTTTGGCGCGCTGCTAATTTTTGCTTCGCTAGGTTGGCAATTGAAGCAAGTCCCCTGGACGCAGCCGGACGGTGAGCCAATGCCATTCACCGTGATACAACCCAATATTGACCAAGATATAAAATGGCTACCGCAATATCGTGAGCAAATTGTCAACCAACTCTGGCAACTGACTCGTCGAGACCCTCCTAACGGCGTGGTTTTTTGGCCCGAGGCAGCCCTACCTATTATCGCCGGCGAGAACTCACCGCTACTCGCTCAGTTAAATGATTTAGCAGCCACCCAAAATCTACATATTTTAGGCGGCGTGCCTACCCGTCGCTCGGTCGACGGCCACTTTGCGATCCGCAACTCAATCGTTGCGATTGGTGACTCTAGCGGCGTCTATGACAAACAGCAGCTCGTTCCCTTCGGTGAATACATTCCACTCATCGATTTTCTTGGGCCCATCTTCCACCTGTTCGACTTACCGGTAGGTTCACAGGCCGCGGGTAGCGCTCTGCAACAACCGATTACCATTAACGGTCGAAAGGTAACGCCTGCGGTTTGCTACGAAGTGGCCTATGGCAGTTTGATGGCAGCCTCAAGCCGCACTAGTCAGTTTTTAAGCAACCACAGTAACGATACTTGGTTCGGTGACACACTTGGTCCAATTCAACACTTTGAAATCGCACGCTGGCGAACCATTGAGACCAATCGCCCCATGGTAAGGGTTACTAACAATGGCATCTCTGCACTGATTAACCGCTACGGTGTCGTGGAAGTGAGTGCTGAACGTTTTGTTGCAACACGCTTCGACGGAACCCTTCAACCACGTAAAGGTACAACCCCGTTTCAATATTGGCTAAACACCCCGCTAATCACCCTTTGTTTTCTAATACTGGTCATCGCCCTCTCTATTCACCGCAGAATAAAATAG
- the metH gene encoding methionine synthase, with amino-acid sequence MLDQAVKDRILLLDGAMGTMIQGYQLAEADYRGSRFANWPCDLKGNNDLLSLTQPSIIESIHRQYLEAGADIICTNTFNANSPSMADYEMAELVNELNRESALLARRVADEITASSGTQRYVVGVLGPTNRTASLSPDVNDPGARSITFDQLVNTYKDATKSLLEGGVDAIMIETIFDTLNAKAAIFAIDTVAEELDRNISIMISGTITDASGRTLSGQTVEAFWHSVKHAKPLSIGLNCALGAEELRPHIKALADIADCAISAHPNAGLPNQFGEYDQTAEEMAELVGEFAAQGWLNIVGGCCGTTPHHISALAEVMVNHKARIDFADNSYLGLSGLEPLAVREDSLFVNVGERTNVTGSAIFRRLIEAQDYDSALEVAKQQVENGAQIIDINMDEGMLDSEAAMVRFLNLAMAEPDIAKVPIMIDSSKWEIIESGLKCLQGKSIVNSISLKEGEASFLEQAKLARRYGAAVVVMAFDEQGQAETLARKVEICKRAYQLLTQEVGLPGYDIIFDPNIFAVATGIEEHNDYAISFIESCAAIKQSCPGAKISGGLSNVSFSFRGNNFVREAMHSVFLYHAIAKGMDMGIVNAGQLAIYDDLDSELRELVEDVILNRRDDATDRLIDAAPKWSGQSNQSQHTTDLSWRELPVKERLSHALVKGIDQFVVEDTEEARLLSDRPLDVIEGPLMDGMNRVGDLFGDGKMFLPQVVKSARVMKRAVAHLIPFIEAQKEAGGSHTAGTIIMATVKGDVHDIGKNIVGVVLQCNGFEVIDLGVMVSCEAILAAADEHQADLIGLSGLITPSLDEMVHVASEMERRGDQRPLLIGGATTSPAHTAVKIAPQYTGVATYVKDASRAVGVAQSLLGAQSSTVIEKIRHDQELKRNAHANRRQTKLDGYSQALARRTALDFTDVESRRPNELGTQLLTPSLEELLEFFDWMPFFNAWEFNGRFPDILNDPIKGPEATKLFNDAQRLLAIMVEDKWLKPRGVVGLFQAESDGEKIAINHGERVIELPCLRQQKIIPGKPSLSLADYIAPAGYQDTIGAFAVTAGDEIKPYVAAFEAEHDDYSAIIVKVLADRFAEAFAEWMHREVRTRIWGYAASESLNNEALIREQYQGIRPAPGYPSCPDHRAKLLIWDLLDVEAQTGITLTESLAMEPVSSVSGWYFSHPDARYFTLGPIAEDQLARYTELQGESIIEDKRWLQSILS; translated from the coding sequence ATGTTAGATCAAGCAGTAAAAGATCGAATTCTACTTTTAGATGGAGCCATGGGCACCATGATCCAGGGCTACCAACTGGCGGAAGCAGATTACCGTGGCAGCCGCTTTGCGAATTGGCCCTGTGACCTGAAGGGCAATAATGACCTACTCAGTCTCACACAACCTAGTATCATTGAGTCCATCCACCGCCAATACCTTGAGGCGGGAGCAGATATAATCTGCACCAATACCTTTAATGCTAACTCGCCATCCATGGCGGACTACGAGATGGCCGAACTGGTCAATGAATTAAACCGTGAGAGCGCTCTCTTAGCTCGCCGCGTTGCCGATGAGATAACTGCCAGCTCGGGCACCCAGCGCTATGTGGTTGGGGTACTTGGCCCAACTAATCGCACCGCCTCCTTAAGTCCCGACGTCAATGACCCTGGTGCTCGTAGCATCACCTTCGACCAACTCGTCAACACCTACAAAGATGCAACTAAATCGCTGCTAGAAGGTGGCGTAGACGCAATCATGATTGAAACCATCTTCGATACACTCAATGCCAAGGCAGCAATTTTTGCCATAGATACCGTGGCAGAAGAGCTGGATCGGAACATTTCCATTATGATCTCCGGAACTATTACCGATGCCTCCGGCAGAACGTTATCGGGACAAACTGTGGAGGCATTCTGGCACTCCGTTAAGCACGCCAAACCGCTATCTATAGGATTGAACTGTGCGCTCGGCGCGGAGGAATTGCGGCCGCATATTAAGGCCTTAGCCGATATTGCCGACTGCGCGATTTCTGCCCACCCCAACGCCGGCCTTCCCAACCAATTCGGAGAATACGACCAGACAGCTGAGGAAATGGCAGAGCTCGTGGGCGAGTTTGCCGCGCAAGGGTGGTTGAACATTGTCGGCGGTTGCTGCGGCACCACACCTCATCATATTTCGGCCTTAGCTGAAGTGATGGTCAACCACAAGGCGCGGATTGACTTTGCGGACAACAGCTATCTCGGACTGAGCGGTCTGGAACCCTTAGCAGTCCGAGAAGACAGCCTATTCGTTAACGTAGGTGAACGAACCAACGTGACCGGTTCAGCTATCTTTAGACGACTGATTGAAGCCCAAGACTATGACTCCGCGTTAGAGGTTGCAAAGCAGCAAGTTGAGAATGGTGCCCAGATCATTGATATTAATATGGATGAAGGAATGCTGGACTCCGAAGCCGCCATGGTTCGCTTCCTCAACCTAGCAATGGCCGAGCCAGACATCGCGAAAGTTCCCATCATGATCGACTCGAGTAAATGGGAGATTATCGAGTCCGGCTTGAAATGCCTTCAAGGTAAAAGCATCGTTAATTCGATATCACTTAAGGAAGGCGAAGCGAGTTTCTTGGAGCAAGCTAAGTTGGCGCGCCGCTATGGTGCAGCGGTGGTCGTCATGGCCTTTGACGAGCAGGGTCAAGCGGAGACGCTCGCGCGTAAAGTAGAGATCTGCAAGCGCGCTTACCAATTACTTACTCAAGAGGTTGGGCTTCCCGGCTACGACATCATCTTCGATCCCAATATTTTCGCCGTGGCGACGGGTATAGAGGAACATAACGACTACGCGATCTCATTCATCGAAAGCTGCGCGGCTATCAAGCAGAGCTGCCCTGGTGCCAAGATCTCTGGTGGCCTGTCCAATGTGAGCTTTAGCTTTCGCGGGAATAACTTTGTTCGCGAAGCCATGCATTCCGTCTTTCTCTACCACGCTATTGCCAAGGGCATGGATATGGGGATCGTGAATGCTGGCCAGCTTGCGATCTATGATGACCTTGATTCAGAACTCAGAGAGTTAGTTGAAGACGTTATCCTAAATCGACGGGATGATGCCACGGATCGACTCATTGACGCAGCGCCGAAGTGGTCAGGACAATCGAATCAATCACAACACACTACGGACCTTAGTTGGCGAGAGCTACCGGTCAAAGAGCGGCTTAGTCATGCCTTGGTTAAGGGTATTGATCAGTTTGTGGTGGAAGACACCGAAGAAGCAAGGTTGCTCAGTGATCGGCCACTTGACGTGATTGAAGGTCCCCTGATGGATGGAATGAACCGAGTGGGCGACTTATTCGGCGATGGCAAAATGTTCCTACCACAGGTAGTTAAATCTGCCCGAGTAATGAAGCGTGCCGTCGCTCACCTCATTCCGTTCATCGAAGCACAGAAGGAAGCCGGTGGCTCCCACACTGCTGGCACCATCATCATGGCGACCGTTAAGGGCGACGTCCACGACATCGGCAAGAATATTGTTGGCGTGGTGTTGCAATGTAATGGCTTTGAGGTAATTGATCTAGGCGTGATGGTGAGTTGCGAAGCGATACTCGCCGCAGCGGACGAGCATCAAGCAGATCTTATTGGCCTGTCGGGCCTAATTACCCCTTCGCTTGACGAGATGGTCCACGTAGCCAGTGAAATGGAACGTCGCGGTGATCAGCGCCCCCTACTCATCGGCGGCGCCACTACCAGTCCAGCACATACCGCCGTTAAGATTGCGCCACAATACACCGGAGTAGCAACCTACGTAAAAGATGCGTCCCGTGCGGTAGGCGTGGCTCAGTCACTTCTTGGCGCCCAGTCTTCAACGGTCATTGAAAAGATTCGTCACGACCAGGAACTAAAACGCAACGCGCATGCTAACCGTCGCCAAACAAAATTAGATGGTTACTCTCAGGCGCTAGCACGGCGCACGGCACTGGATTTCACCGATGTTGAATCTCGACGTCCTAATGAACTTGGAACGCAACTTTTAACCCCCTCACTTGAAGAGCTACTTGAATTCTTCGATTGGATGCCCTTCTTTAATGCTTGGGAATTTAACGGGCGCTTTCCTGATATCCTCAATGACCCCATCAAGGGCCCAGAGGCCACAAAATTATTCAACGATGCGCAGCGCCTGCTAGCAATTATGGTTGAAGACAAGTGGTTAAAGCCGCGAGGGGTAGTAGGTCTATTTCAAGCCGAATCAGATGGCGAAAAAATTGCAATTAACCATGGCGAGAGGGTTATTGAATTACCCTGCTTGAGACAGCAAAAGATTATCCCGGGTAAACCGTCACTCTCGCTTGCTGATTATATTGCCCCGGCAGGATACCAAGACACTATTGGTGCCTTTGCTGTCACCGCTGGCGATGAAATCAAGCCCTACGTTGCCGCCTTTGAAGCGGAGCACGACGACTATAGTGCAATCATTGTTAAGGTTCTCGCAGATCGCTTCGCGGAGGCGTTTGCTGAGTGGATGCATCGCGAAGTACGAACACGTATTTGGGGTTATGCCGCTAGCGAGTCACTCAACAACGAGGCCTTAATTCGCGAGCAATACCAAGGTATCAGGCCAGCACCAGGTTATCCAAGTTGCCCCGACCACAGGGCGAAGTTATTAATTTGGGACTTATTAGATGTGGAAGCCCAAACGGGGATCACCCTGACGGAGTCATTGGCAATGGAGCCAGTCTCATCGGTATCAGGTTGGTACTTTAGTCATCCCGATGCGCGGTACTTTACCTTAGGTCCCATCGCAGAGGATCAATTAGCTCGCTACACTGAGCTTCAGGGCGAATCCATTATTGAAGACAAAAGGTGGCTTCAAAGCATTTTAAGTTAA
- a CDS encoding YIP1 family protein gives MSSENGFFANVSQVIAQPVQFSANFFTEKKGIVLPLLLIIASVVAAQVVYFSSITMEDFIAFSLRGIPVEGYDEAAAGMRMMSLNTMMLITAVSAAIIIPVISALISVYYLIINRVSGTPQQSYGTWFAMSMWASVPMVFVQIGAIVNVFISAPGSLAPEQLSLTTVNALIMGREFGEPLYQMFSQFDLLSIWSIAIISLILMANKHRPASAVIFAALPTVLMLSATAVFGG, from the coding sequence ATGTCTAGTGAAAATGGATTCTTCGCCAACGTCTCTCAAGTCATCGCTCAACCCGTGCAGTTCTCGGCCAATTTCTTTACCGAAAAGAAAGGAATCGTTTTACCACTGTTGCTTATCATAGCTAGTGTTGTAGCCGCACAAGTTGTTTACTTTTCTTCTATTACGATGGAAGATTTTATCGCTTTCAGTCTTCGTGGCATTCCTGTCGAGGGCTATGATGAAGCTGCGGCTGGCATGCGCATGATGTCACTGAACACGATGATGCTCATTACCGCGGTAAGCGCCGCGATCATCATTCCGGTCATCAGCGCGCTGATCAGTGTATATTATCTCATTATCAACCGTGTTTCTGGTACTCCCCAACAGAGTTATGGCACTTGGTTTGCCATGTCGATGTGGGCATCCGTTCCCATGGTCTTCGTCCAAATCGGCGCCATCGTTAACGTCTTTATTTCCGCCCCGGGATCACTCGCTCCAGAGCAACTATCACTCACAACGGTTAACGCTCTTATCATGGGCCGCGAATTCGGCGAACCCCTCTATCAAATGTTTAGTCAGTTTGATCTGCTATCTATTTGGAGCATCGCGATTATCAGTCTAATCCTTATGGCTAATAAGCATCGTCCAGCTAGTGCGGTTATTTTTGCCGCTCTACCCACGGTACTTATGCTATCTGCTACTGCCGTATTCGGGGGCTAA
- a CDS encoding TonB-dependent receptor, with protein sequence MIKSSKPTTRLSVLAAAICLANVAHSAVLEEVLVTAQKREQSLQEVPVAVTVISGEALQESVIKDVFDLQTNVPGLIAGMNQTANTANFSIRGVGTSSQNYALESSVGLYIDGVYRARQSSMINEMVDLEAVEVLKGPQGTLFGKNTPSGAILFRSAKPTHDGDGYVNVNVGNYGLTNVQLAKSISAIDDELAFRITGFSSERDGFGNLVNLDQDINNRNRWGLRFQALWEPSDDLSVRFIGDHAELDEICCVAPTILNSFYTTASGTPEFGPDALFQSLGGTVLNDDDFYNREMSSNIVPTSTVIDSGYSLEVNYDLSESLSLTSVTALRSFDSGDEIDSDFSDVRIITTINDAESESFSQEFRLTYQSDNLTAVGGLYYYEQEADLHYELNGYDQLEPYAVTALGLDAFIGGIDAIAAQLAGTPFAPLFPGAASPFFDEFSAQHDALQEQSSYAVFGQMDYSFTDSLILTAGVRFTKEDKDLNTTYYELDGGEEVMWGPATSLAQIGSAGADLPALGYALATGDTATALQLMPQYQPYFSEGWAHYALAVLAPRPDVTASLSDEQVTGSVKLSFLPDDNTLIYASAGTGYKSGGTNTDRIDAAFDPVFDAETSITYELGLKRDFDSIGMRVNAALFASTVDDFQANAFTGTGFNLQNAGQLETSGGEIEVLWAVTDMLTANLGYAYTDASFKDFKQGNCWVATPWQTGMADPGNSGQGFCDRTGDRLSNVPEHDAVFGLNQGFNLSSGIEGFVQAEYVYRSETMTDQNNDPLKAQDAYSSINARAGISFIEADVDVIFWGRNITDEEYHATVFDVPLQDGTLKAYPGEPATYGVSIQKNF encoded by the coding sequence ATGATAAAGTCCTCGAAGCCGACTACTCGTCTTTCAGTTCTGGCTGCTGCCATCTGCTTAGCGAATGTTGCTCACTCAGCTGTCCTTGAAGAAGTACTTGTTACCGCCCAGAAACGTGAACAGAGCTTGCAGGAAGTTCCTGTAGCTGTGACCGTAATCTCGGGTGAAGCGCTCCAAGAGAGTGTTATCAAAGACGTTTTCGATTTACAAACTAACGTACCGGGCTTAATCGCGGGTATGAACCAAACGGCCAACACTGCAAACTTCTCTATTCGCGGCGTGGGCACCTCAAGTCAGAACTACGCGCTTGAGTCGTCTGTCGGCCTTTACATCGACGGTGTCTATCGTGCGCGTCAAAGTTCGATGATCAACGAGATGGTTGATTTAGAAGCGGTTGAAGTTCTTAAGGGGCCTCAGGGTACCCTCTTCGGCAAGAACACCCCTTCGGGTGCAATCCTATTCCGTTCAGCCAAGCCAACCCATGATGGTGATGGTTATGTGAACGTGAACGTTGGCAACTACGGCCTAACTAATGTCCAGTTAGCGAAGTCTATCTCCGCGATCGACGATGAACTTGCTTTTCGTATAACGGGCTTCAGCTCAGAACGCGATGGGTTTGGTAACCTCGTTAATCTTGATCAAGACATTAACAATCGAAACCGCTGGGGTCTTCGTTTTCAGGCACTTTGGGAGCCTTCGGATGATCTAAGTGTTCGTTTCATTGGCGATCATGCAGAACTTGATGAAATATGCTGCGTGGCACCAACAATCTTAAATAGCTTTTACACGACGGCCAGCGGCACTCCAGAGTTCGGCCCTGATGCGCTATTTCAATCACTTGGCGGTACCGTTCTAAATGACGACGATTTCTATAATCGTGAAATGTCATCGAATATTGTACCAACCTCTACCGTGATCGATTCCGGCTACTCGCTAGAAGTGAATTACGATCTTAGTGAGAGTCTATCACTGACATCGGTTACTGCCCTGCGCAGTTTCGACTCGGGCGATGAAATTGACTCAGACTTTTCTGATGTTCGTATCATTACCACTATCAATGACGCAGAGAGCGAATCCTTCTCGCAAGAATTCCGCCTAACATACCAAAGTGACAATCTGACAGCAGTAGGTGGTTTATATTACTACGAGCAAGAAGCCGATCTTCACTATGAACTTAACGGCTATGACCAACTCGAGCCCTATGCGGTTACAGCGTTAGGTTTAGATGCATTTATCGGTGGTATTGATGCCATTGCAGCGCAGCTAGCTGGTACTCCTTTTGCGCCGTTATTCCCAGGTGCAGCTTCACCATTCTTTGATGAATTTAGCGCCCAGCACGATGCGTTGCAGGAGCAGAGCTCCTATGCGGTATTTGGTCAGATGGATTATTCCTTCACTGACTCATTGATTTTGACCGCTGGTGTTCGTTTCACTAAGGAAGACAAGGACCTCAACACCACGTATTACGAACTTGATGGTGGTGAAGAAGTTATGTGGGGCCCAGCAACTAGCTTAGCGCAAATAGGCTCTGCAGGTGCCGATTTACCGGCACTTGGCTACGCACTCGCCACTGGCGATACCGCTACTGCACTTCAGTTGATGCCTCAGTACCAGCCATACTTCTCTGAGGGCTGGGCTCACTATGCCTTAGCAGTACTTGCTCCGCGCCCCGACGTCACTGCTAGCCTCTCCGATGAGCAGGTCACTGGTAGTGTCAAATTATCATTCCTACCGGATGATAACACGCTGATCTATGCGTCGGCGGGAACGGGCTATAAATCAGGCGGTACCAACACTGATCGTATCGATGCAGCGTTCGATCCAGTATTTGATGCAGAAACTTCCATCACCTACGAGTTAGGTCTTAAACGTGACTTTGATAGTATCGGCATGCGTGTGAACGCCGCGCTATTCGCGAGCACCGTTGATGACTTCCAGGCCAACGCATTTACGGGTACTGGCTTCAACCTTCAGAACGCCGGACAGCTAGAAACATCTGGTGGTGAAATTGAAGTACTTTGGGCGGTGACTGATATGCTCACGGCGAACCTTGGTTATGCCTACACCGATGCTAGCTTCAAAGACTTTAAGCAGGGTAACTGCTGGGTTGCAACGCCATGGCAGACTGGAATGGCCGATCCAGGTAATTCAGGTCAAGGTTTCTGTGATCGTACCGGTGACAGACTGTCTAACGTACCTGAGCACGACGCAGTATTCGGTTTAAATCAAGGCTTCAATCTAAGTTCAGGTATTGAAGGCTTCGTACAAGCTGAGTATGTTTATCGCTCTGAAACAATGACTGACCAAAACAACGATCCGCTTAAGGCACAGGATGCTTATAGCAGCATCAATGCTCGCGCAGGAATTAGCTTCATCGAAGCTGATGTTGATGTGATTTTCTGGGGCCGTAACATTACGGATGAAGAATACCACGCAACAGTCTTCGATGTTCCACTGCAAGATGGCACGCTCAAAGCCTACCCAGGCGAGCCGGCTACTTACGGTGTGAGTATTCAGAAGAACTTCTAA